One window from the genome of Amycolatopsis sp. NBC_01480 encodes:
- a CDS encoding TIGR03086 family metal-binding protein: MTPFELDRQSLLVLDKIVAGATSADLDRPTPCAGWTLADLLRHQVSENHAFAEAARHGSAADWESGELGADAYASYAASVEDFLKAFAEDGVPARQLRINTFGTFPGEVAAAMHLVDTVAHGWDLARTLDLPYEPVPEAVTTALQFAAVIPADAEERQKNGTFAAVVDVPASASELDRFLGLLGRDPGWTA, translated from the coding sequence ATGACCCCGTTCGAACTCGACCGCCAGTCCCTGCTCGTCCTCGACAAGATCGTCGCCGGTGCCACCTCCGCGGACCTGGACCGGCCGACCCCGTGCGCCGGCTGGACGCTCGCCGATCTGCTGCGCCACCAGGTCAGCGAGAACCACGCCTTCGCCGAAGCCGCGCGCCACGGCTCCGCGGCCGACTGGGAGTCCGGCGAACTCGGCGCCGACGCGTACGCCTCGTACGCGGCTTCGGTCGAGGACTTCCTGAAGGCGTTCGCCGAGGACGGCGTGCCCGCGCGGCAGCTGCGGATCAACACCTTCGGCACCTTCCCCGGCGAGGTGGCCGCCGCGATGCACCTGGTCGACACCGTCGCCCACGGCTGGGACCTGGCCAGGACACTGGACCTGCCCTACGAGCCGGTGCCTGAAGCCGTGACCACGGCGCTGCAGTTCGCCGCCGTGATCCCGGCCGACGCCGAAGAACGCCAGAAGAACGGCACCTTCGCCGCGGTGGTCGACGTGCCCGCGAGCGCGAGCGAGCTGGACCGGTTCCTCGGCCTGCTCGGCCGCGACCCCGGCTGGACGGCCTAG